A window of the bacterium genome harbors these coding sequences:
- a CDS encoding helix-turn-helix domain-containing protein, whose product MPLKSKEKNIIQTSFGKTIQTLRRKQNLTQEQLAERSGVNRSFIADLETGGRNLALKNILKLSIGLEFTPDKLMKKFTKQLELDNKGFDLKTFLDKEKWVERG is encoded by the coding sequence ATGCCACTAAAATCAAAAGAGAAAAATATTATTCAGACCAGCTTCGGGAAAACAATCCAAACGCTCCGCCGTAAGCAGAATTTAACACAAGAACAATTAGCCGAACGCTCTGGTGTCAATCGTTCATTTATTGCTGATCTCGAGACCGGAGGTAGGAATCTTGCCCTCAAGAATATTCTCAAACTGTCCATCGGTCTAGAATTTACACCTGATAAACTCATGAAAAAATTCACCAAGCAATTAGAACTGGATAACAAAGGATTTGATTTAAAGACTTTTTTGGATAAAGAAAAATGGGTTGAGAGGGGATAA
- a CDS encoding ATP-binding cassette domain-containing protein: MISTNNVSLAFGGQKLFKDVSIQFTDGNCYGLIGANGSGKSTFLKILSGDIESDAGQVVVGKGQRIAILRQDQFAFDAYTPLETVIMGHKQLYAVMQERDALYAKPEMSEDEGMRVGELEGEFAEMGGYDADSEAASLLDRVGVGEALINQSMKTIEAGKKIRVLLAQALFGNPDVLLLDEPTNHLDLKTITWLEGFLYNFKNTVIVVSHDRHFLNKVCTHIADLDYNRIQLYVGNYDFWYQASQLVMQQKKDAAKRQLDKIEELKVFVQRFSANASKSKQASARKKLIEKLTPDQLPASSRRTPFIHFKPLRACGDRILEIENMGKTVEGVQLLNKINLTVRRKDKIALVGSNNVAKSTLLKILSGELTPDTGTYKWGQTITMIDGPKDNARYFQSDVSVIDWLRQFTQSDDENYIRGFLGRMLFSGDEIQKKIQVLSGGEKARCMLSRMMLAESNVLIFDEPTNHLDLETISSLNEAVMKFSEVVLFTSHDHQFVNTVANRIIEITPGGLIDQTCTFDEYMENSKVAQMRDELYHQHQDLDL; this comes from the coding sequence ATGATTAGTACGAATAATGTCAGTCTGGCCTTTGGCGGCCAGAAACTTTTCAAGGATGTCTCAATTCAATTTACAGATGGAAATTGTTACGGACTCATTGGCGCCAACGGCAGTGGAAAATCGACGTTTTTGAAAATATTGTCCGGAGATATTGAGTCCGATGCCGGTCAGGTGGTGGTGGGAAAAGGGCAGCGGATTGCGATTCTGCGTCAGGATCAGTTTGCCTTTGATGCATATACGCCCTTAGAGACGGTGATCATGGGGCATAAGCAGCTCTATGCGGTGATGCAGGAGCGTGATGCGCTTTATGCCAAGCCGGAGATGAGCGAGGATGAAGGCATGCGGGTGGGTGAATTGGAAGGTGAGTTTGCCGAGATGGGCGGCTATGATGCCGACTCAGAGGCGGCCTCTTTACTGGATCGGGTGGGTGTGGGCGAGGCGCTGATCAACCAGTCAATGAAGACCATTGAGGCAGGAAAAAAAATCCGGGTGTTGTTGGCTCAGGCATTGTTCGGTAATCCGGATGTCTTATTGCTCGATGAACCGACCAATCATTTGGATTTGAAAACGATTACGTGGCTGGAAGGATTTTTATACAACTTTAAAAATACAGTGATTGTGGTCTCGCATGATCGCCATTTTCTCAACAAAGTCTGTACCCACATTGCGGATTTGGATTACAACCGGATTCAGCTGTATGTAGGGAATTATGATTTTTGGTACCAGGCCAGTCAACTTGTCATGCAACAGAAAAAAGATGCAGCCAAGCGCCAATTGGATAAAATTGAGGAGCTCAAGGTTTTTGTACAGCGTTTCAGTGCTAATGCTTCAAAATCAAAACAAGCCAGCGCACGAAAAAAGTTGATCGAAAAACTGACGCCGGACCAACTCCCGGCCTCATCACGGCGGACGCCCTTTATTCATTTTAAGCCGTTACGCGCTTGCGGTGACCGTATCCTGGAAATAGAAAACATGGGAAAAACCGTTGAAGGTGTCCAGCTTTTGAACAAGATTAATTTAACCGTACGCCGGAAGGATAAAATTGCGCTGGTGGGCAGCAACAATGTAGCCAAGTCAACACTGCTCAAAATACTCTCCGGCGAATTAACACCGGATACAGGAACGTATAAATGGGGGCAGACCATCACCATGATCGACGGACCCAAGGATAATGCCCGGTATTTTCAATCGGATGTATCGGTGATCGACTGGCTGCGCCAATTTACCCAGAGTGATGACGAGAATTATATTCGCGGATTTCTGGGGCGGATGCTTTTTTCGGGTGATGAAATCCAGAAAAAAATACAGGTTCTTTCCGGTGGTGAAAAGGCACGCTGCATGCTCTCGCGTATGATGCTGGCAGAGTCCAATGTACTGATATTTGATGAACCGACCAATCACCTGGATCTGGAAACCATTTCATCGCTTAATGAAGCGGTGATGAAGTTTTCCGAAGTTGTGCTGTTTACTTCGCACGATCATCAATTTGTCAACACGGTCGCCAACCGGATTATCGAGATCACACCCGGCGGATTGATTGATCAGACCTGTACTTTTGATGAGTATATGGAAAATTCCAAAGTCGCCCAAATGCGTGACGAATTGTACCACCAGCATCAGGATTTGGATTTGTAA
- a CDS encoding Fic family protein has product MDMIKYILPENWIRYDKSKIVDQLIGAKAALISLTSIPYQKRWADELQILQLKREIAGTSKIEGADFTEGEFEDAFKESFEQLHTRSQKQAAATVKAYRWIAQIENEKPITEELVFHIHRLIIKDADDDHCPPGVIRGKDQNVLFGIPRHRGCEGGPICSEAFSSLCRAINKEISEHDPLIQALATHYHFAAMHPFLDGNGRTARALEALMLQRVGLKDSLFIAMSNYYYEEKNEYLKSLADVRANNHDLTSFLLFGLKGIELQCRRLFEEIRKNISKVLFKNVMYDLFKRLQTKRRRVIAERQVEILKILLENGQTLDELNKKVSLIYKELENPHKAFIRDINHLISLGAIGFTKEKNDIYNIFVKLEWAKEITESEFFEKIKEMPKAKTHGFL; this is encoded by the coding sequence ATGGATATGATTAAATATATACTACCGGAAAATTGGATACGGTACGACAAATCTAAAATTGTTGATCAGCTTATCGGAGCCAAGGCTGCGCTGATATCACTTACCTCAATCCCATATCAAAAAAGATGGGCTGATGAATTGCAAATTTTGCAACTTAAACGTGAAATTGCGGGCACATCGAAAATTGAAGGTGCTGATTTCACTGAGGGAGAATTTGAGGATGCATTCAAGGAAAGCTTTGAACAACTTCACACTCGGTCACAGAAACAAGCAGCAGCAACAGTTAAGGCCTATAGATGGATCGCTCAAATCGAGAATGAAAAACCCATTACAGAAGAGTTGGTTTTTCACATCCACAGGCTCATTATCAAGGATGCAGATGATGACCATTGTCCGCCTGGTGTAATCCGAGGAAAAGACCAGAATGTATTATTTGGAATACCACGGCATCGAGGCTGTGAAGGTGGCCCCATATGTAGCGAGGCTTTTTCTTCATTATGTCGTGCTATAAATAAAGAAATTTCAGAGCATGATCCACTGATACAAGCGTTGGCTACTCATTATCATTTTGCAGCAATGCACCCTTTCCTTGATGGTAATGGGCGTACAGCAAGGGCTTTAGAAGCATTAATGTTGCAAAGGGTTGGATTAAAGGACTCTCTTTTTATTGCGATGTCAAATTATTATTATGAGGAGAAAAATGAATATCTGAAATCATTAGCAGATGTTCGAGCAAATAATCATGATCTAACATCTTTTTTGCTATTTGGCCTAAAAGGAATTGAGCTTCAGTGCCGGAGGTTATTTGAAGAAATAAGAAAAAATATTTCAAAGGTTCTTTTTAAAAATGTTATGTATGATTTGTTTAAACGCCTTCAGACAAAAAGGCGAAGGGTTATTGCTGAACGACAAGTTGAGATTTTAAAAATTTTATTGGAGAACGGACAAACGTTAGATGAACTCAATAAAAAAGTTAGTTTAATTTATAAGGAACTTGAGAATCCGCATAAGGCGTTCATTAGGGATATAAATCATTTAATCAGCTTGGGAGCGATTGGATTTACGAAAGAAAAGAATGATATATATAATATTTTTGTTAAATTGGAATGGGCAAAAGAGATAACAGAATCAGAGTTTTTTGAAAAAATTAAGGAAATGCCCAAGGCAAAAACTCATGGATTTCTTTAA
- a CDS encoding response regulator yields the protein MLKILIIDDQLFLLDVLRMALEGNYYVKTARNGLEAIELMDRWKVDLIITDHSMPGMTGLEVIKAVRAMKSPPKVIFYTACLNKNLEGEARKAGAIEVMDKPFDLHELKEKIKIALGQEAC from the coding sequence ATGCTGAAAATACTTATTATTGACGATCAACTATTTTTGCTTGATGTCCTTAGGATGGCTCTGGAAGGAAATTATTATGTTAAAACCGCCAGAAACGGACTGGAAGCGATTGAGCTTATGGATCGCTGGAAAGTTGATTTGATAATCACGGATCATTCCATGCCGGGTATGACCGGACTTGAAGTTATTAAAGCGGTACGAGCCATGAAATCTCCACCCAAAGTGATTTTCTATACTGCCTGCTTAAATAAGAACCTGGAAGGGGAAGCCAGGAAGGCTGGAGCGATTGAGGTCATGGATAAGCCCTTTGATTTACATGAATTAAAAGAAAAGATAAAAATTGCATTGGGTCAAGAGGCATGCTAG
- a CDS encoding DEAD/DEAH box helicase, with the protein MEKLMAFRKLGLSEETLEVLEKKGFEEPTPIQSAAIPVLLTTSLDVIGQAQTGTGKTAAFALPIIEKIDEDNKQVQALILAPTRELAVQVSDECNSLKGSHRLKIIPVYGGQAIQEQIRHLKKGVQIVVGTPGRILDHLRRRTLKLKSLSFIVLDEADEMLNMGFIDEVDEIMAQCNEDRQVALFSATMPEKIESLAKKYMKETRRVSVKKQEATANLTDQIYFEVRHQDKFEALCRIIDVEDVFYGLVFCRTKNDVDETTLKLGERGYDAAAIHGDITQKQREQVLAKFKSKMVNILVATDVAARGLDISNLTHVINFALPHDPEAYVHRIGRTGRAGQRGVAITFITPSEYRKLVFIQRVTKSDIRKEQIPEVSEIIKIKHAQVGEEIEESMGEEGLEVHQQMAHSLMSKHSPEQLVTALLRLIMQDRIDESRYQKISVLSSPDSQGKTRLLIGKGMRDGFRPKQLVDFIKKQTGLKDHLIDDVAVQENFSFITVPFRDAERIVKHFEKSTQKGGRPLVTKAENKGKSSRSAGGSKNYAKPKRYDKSERYAKPKRDDKAKRYDKPKQDDRPKHYARSKQADKPGRDDKPWQDTFSKKDKNIKTEIKPKKDKKQKKDKKNKNKGKRKTEKKYK; encoded by the coding sequence ATGGAAAAATTAATGGCATTTCGCAAGCTGGGTTTAAGCGAAGAGACGCTGGAAGTATTGGAGAAAAAAGGGTTTGAAGAACCCACGCCGATTCAGAGTGCGGCCATTCCGGTTTTGCTGACAACGTCGTTGGATGTCATCGGCCAGGCGCAGACCGGAACCGGCAAAACCGCGGCTTTTGCCTTGCCGATTATTGAAAAAATTGACGAGGACAACAAACAAGTCCAGGCTCTAATTCTGGCGCCGACCCGCGAACTGGCAGTCCAGGTCTCGGACGAATGCAATTCCCTAAAAGGCAGCCACAGGTTGAAAATTATTCCGGTCTACGGCGGGCAAGCGATTCAGGAGCAGATTCGTCATTTGAAAAAAGGTGTGCAGATTGTGGTGGGGACACCGGGTCGTATTTTGGATCATTTAAGGCGTCGGACGCTCAAGCTCAAAAGTCTTTCGTTTATTGTGCTGGATGAAGCGGACGAAATGCTCAACATGGGTTTTATTGATGAAGTGGACGAGATCATGGCCCAGTGCAATGAAGACCGTCAGGTCGCACTTTTTTCCGCGACCATGCCGGAAAAAATAGAAAGCCTCGCCAAAAAATATATGAAAGAAACCCGGCGGGTTTCAGTTAAAAAACAAGAGGCGACAGCCAATTTAACGGATCAGATTTATTTTGAGGTTCGGCATCAGGATAAATTTGAGGCACTCTGCCGTATTATTGATGTGGAGGATGTTTTTTACGGACTGGTTTTTTGTCGCACCAAAAATGATGTGGATGAAACAACACTCAAGCTTGGAGAACGAGGTTATGACGCGGCAGCCATTCATGGTGATATCACACAGAAACAGCGTGAGCAAGTATTGGCGAAATTCAAGAGCAAGATGGTCAATATTTTGGTGGCCACCGACGTGGCAGCCCGAGGTCTGGATATTTCAAATTTGACGCATGTGATCAATTTTGCTCTGCCGCATGATCCGGAAGCCTATGTACATCGTATTGGCAGGACAGGACGAGCAGGTCAGCGCGGTGTGGCGATCACCTTTATTACCCCGTCAGAATATCGCAAGCTCGTATTTATCCAACGTGTTACCAAATCCGATATCCGCAAGGAACAGATTCCTGAAGTGTCTGAGATTATCAAAATCAAGCACGCGCAAGTGGGTGAAGAAATTGAGGAAAGTATGGGGGAAGAAGGGTTAGAAGTGCATCAGCAAATGGCGCATTCTCTTATGTCAAAGCATTCACCGGAACAATTGGTGACAGCCTTGCTGCGCTTGATCATGCAGGACCGGATTGACGAGAGCCGGTATCAAAAAATCAGTGTCCTGTCTTCGCCCGATTCTCAAGGCAAGACCCGGTTGTTGATCGGCAAGGGTATGCGCGACGGATTTCGGCCCAAACAATTGGTGGACTTTATTAAAAAGCAGACCGGACTCAAGGACCATCTGATTGATGATGTGGCCGTGCAGGAAAATTTTTCGTTTATCACCGTACCTTTTCGGGATGCCGAGCGGATTGTGAAGCATTTTGAGAAAAGCACCCAAAAAGGCGGACGTCCGCTCGTCACCAAGGCGGAGAATAAGGGGAAATCATCACGATCAGCCGGCGGCTCAAAAAATTATGCCAAACCCAAGCGTTATGATAAATCTGAGCGTTATGCCAAGCCCAAACGCGACGATAAAGCCAAGCGCTATGATAAGCCCAAGCAAGATGACAGACCTAAGCATTACGCCAGGTCCAAACAAGCTGATAAACCCGGGCGCGATGATAAACCCTGGCAAGATACCTTTTCGAAAAAAGACAAAAATATAAAGACAGAAATAAAGCCCAAGAAGGATAAGAAACAAAAAAAAGACAAAAAAAATAAGAACAAAGGGAAAAGGAAAACAGAGAAAAAATATAAATAG
- a CDS encoding tetratricopeptide repeat protein, whose amino-acid sequence MKKIIGCMTVLMLVGMAFTGFAAEKGLEELKKAVQTDPENAITQYELGKAYGKANRMGDALKALNKAVKLKPKYSKAYYTRGVVLKALHKPEQAVESFQKAIEHNPKYAKAHYGLGMMYYSQGKYKDAAPAFKKAANNKRGYKDAWYYLGLSYFLSADFKKAIQAYHLAIKAGKKDDQVYYNLGVAYSRQGKYKSATTQLQQAVKVKKDDPAIWNQLGLMYYNRKHFKSARQAFEKAVALDENYGEAIYGLGRCLLKHGKKDAAQIQAEKLKGIDAALSAELIQMIGPLAPEAAAVAAPVKKKLSKKSKSKKRTPKKKK is encoded by the coding sequence ATGAAAAAAATAATAGGGTGTATGACGGTTTTAATGCTGGTAGGTATGGCGTTTACCGGTTTTGCAGCGGAAAAGGGTCTTGAGGAATTAAAAAAAGCCGTACAAACTGATCCTGAAAATGCAATCACCCAGTATGAGCTGGGCAAAGCGTACGGCAAAGCCAACCGCATGGGCGATGCGCTTAAAGCGCTGAATAAGGCCGTAAAGCTAAAGCCTAAGTATAGCAAAGCTTATTATACCCGCGGTGTGGTACTCAAGGCTTTGCATAAACCGGAGCAGGCGGTGGAAAGTTTTCAAAAAGCGATTGAGCACAACCCCAAATATGCCAAAGCCCATTACGGGTTGGGCATGATGTACTACAGCCAGGGAAAGTACAAAGATGCAGCACCGGCGTTTAAAAAGGCGGCAAATAATAAAAGAGGGTACAAAGATGCCTGGTACTACCTGGGATTATCCTATTTTTTGTCTGCGGATTTTAAAAAAGCGATTCAAGCCTATCATTTGGCTATTAAGGCCGGAAAAAAAGATGATCAGGTTTATTACAATCTGGGCGTGGCTTACAGCCGGCAAGGAAAATACAAGAGTGCCACCACCCAGTTGCAGCAGGCAGTTAAAGTGAAAAAAGATGATCCGGCCATTTGGAACCAGCTGGGTTTGATGTATTACAATCGCAAGCACTTTAAAAGTGCACGGCAGGCTTTTGAAAAAGCGGTGGCGCTGGATGAAAATTATGGTGAAGCGATCTATGGACTGGGGCGCTGTCTGCTCAAACACGGAAAAAAGGACGCAGCTCAGATTCAGGCGGAAAAATTAAAGGGAATTGATGCCGCCTTGTCTGCGGAGCTGATACAGATGATCGGTCCGTTGGCACCCGAAGCGGCAGCGGTTGCAGCACCGGTTAAAAAGAAGTTGAGCAAGAAAAGCAAATCAAAAAAAAGGACTCCGAAAAAGAAAAAATAA